From the genome of Bacteroides sp. MSB163, one region includes:
- a CDS encoding hybrid sensor histidine kinase/response regulator transcription factor, whose product MENITMKLLTIKVIRLLLFIVLLLNSPLHAQEHYAFTPIDCSDGLSGNRVRNIIQLRDGRIAINANEIVSIYDGTSFQYFHYNKSNIIPLNDYAGHHRIYVNEDYIYIKDWYKLMTININEERFEQHLDDLFKSYGVKGALVNFFVDEAGNYWMLTDDDVLLYRDYAGGKTVEFLKNVSMNGDVRDRLLDIAVVNRQVFLFYNSSLMVCYDLETSRELYREYALAEKQDRSATLLVVPRGKYLYYLMNGRKTEALRFDIELRKWEVILETEYRLNVLSVGKEHDIWITSQVGLWVCDEKLQNKQFIPTLEFVDGKEIKTEVSTVFNDNQGGTWIGTLDRGICYYHPNRFKFKNIGKVFFPNIDQNGEVSVSCFVEDAHGGILVGTRQGLLRYSLSESKLSVEAGLPRNLRCNGLTKDSRQRIWLSSVEALFCIQNGKSRSYPVRDVAKVFEAPDKNLYICSYIDGLCLLNPDTGELKKIEESGGRQINSVSQIRNYKEGMLIGICNLGLFTYDYKNQVLTAPVFKDKKAWQDFYDIHRYSDLYVDSRNLIWLATQDGLIVWNPKNEEIRMFYMENGLVNNSIQAISEDRHHVMWITTSYGISCVNVVQEGGRTEYSFSNFNHSDGVIEREFLERSVYVTKDDVILMGGIDGFNEFRINKLPPVKQDMKPLFVSFHLFGKKVEMDKAYDGNILLSEPVSATQKIILNYDQNFVSFDFSALNYINRSQTHYCYRLKGLDKEWHEIVSPTGTGTASYANLPSGTYNLEVYAANNSKQWGSSCATIQIIVKDPYWKTPLAYFIYCLLIALAIYWALSSYLRMNKRKLQKAQEEELNQMKFRFFTNISHEFRTPLTLIITPLESLIKEVGDIALKKRLQSIYRNSKELLNLVNQLLDFRRLEVHGEKLFLVKGNIAEFVSSVKSSFDYLAQEKEISFEIDDKIAEDLYISFDREKIQKVLNNLLSNAFKFTPVGGMVTITLDTCKEPDGVQYFRLCVKDTGAGIPRKNLSHIFDRFYQVKEEEDKIGSGIGLHLVKEYVELHSGKIEVESEVNKGSLFTVYLPVRTDVEVDTELPEEEDTFIGDELNPDAESDQDLQTDKEYTVLLVEDNKEFRHYMFELLSKKYNVLEAGDGEEGEQIATTKFPDLIISDIMMPKVDGLELCKRIKSNIQVSHIPVILLTARSTDESKLFGYESGADEYISKPFNLDILLLRIRKLINEEKARQKSFSQGININPGEVTITSIDEQFIEKVCSLIQKNIDNPEYSVEKLSADVGMERTVLYRKLNAIAGQTPSDFIRSIRLKHAAQLLNKGYQVGEVADMVGFNTPKYFTKYFKQAFGVTPSQYKTNMTGENC is encoded by the coding sequence ATGGAAAACATAACAATGAAATTGTTAACGATCAAAGTGATAAGACTCTTGCTGTTTATTGTCTTATTGCTTAACTCCCCGCTTCATGCGCAAGAGCACTATGCGTTTACTCCCATCGATTGCAGTGACGGACTTTCGGGCAACAGAGTCCGCAATATCATTCAGTTGCGGGATGGGCGCATTGCAATCAATGCCAATGAGATCGTCAGCATCTACGATGGAACTTCTTTTCAATATTTCCATTATAATAAAAGTAACATAATTCCTCTTAATGACTATGCCGGGCATCATCGCATTTATGTGAATGAGGACTATATTTATATCAAAGACTGGTATAAGCTAATGACCATCAACATTAATGAAGAACGCTTTGAACAGCATTTGGACGATCTGTTTAAGTCTTATGGTGTAAAGGGGGCGTTGGTGAACTTCTTTGTGGATGAGGCAGGTAATTATTGGATGCTGACGGATGATGATGTACTGCTGTACAGGGATTATGCCGGTGGGAAGACTGTTGAGTTTTTGAAGAATGTTTCAATGAACGGAGATGTACGTGACAGGCTTTTGGACATAGCGGTAGTAAACCGGCAAGTTTTCTTGTTCTACAATTCAAGCCTCATGGTCTGTTATGATCTGGAAACATCCAGGGAGTTATACCGGGAATATGCACTGGCTGAAAAGCAGGATAGGTCTGCTACCCTGTTGGTTGTCCCCCGGGGAAAGTATTTGTACTATTTGATGAATGGGCGAAAGACTGAAGCTTTGCGGTTTGATATTGAACTGCGTAAGTGGGAAGTAATATTAGAGACTGAATATAGGCTGAATGTGCTTTCTGTAGGCAAAGAGCACGATATATGGATAACCAGTCAGGTCGGCCTGTGGGTGTGTGACGAAAAACTGCAAAACAAACAATTCATCCCTACGCTGGAATTTGTAGATGGTAAAGAGATAAAAACGGAAGTCAGCACAGTCTTTAATGATAACCAGGGAGGAACTTGGATCGGGACTTTGGACAGAGGAATATGTTATTACCATCCTAACCGCTTTAAATTCAAAAATATAGGTAAAGTGTTCTTCCCTAATATTGATCAGAATGGGGAAGTTAGTGTGTCGTGTTTTGTAGAAGATGCGCATGGTGGAATCCTGGTAGGTACCCGTCAGGGACTTTTACGGTACTCTTTATCTGAGAGCAAATTGTCTGTTGAGGCAGGATTACCCCGCAATTTACGGTGCAATGGGTTAACTAAAGATAGTCGGCAGCGGATATGGCTTTCATCGGTTGAGGCATTGTTCTGCATTCAGAATGGAAAGAGCAGAAGTTATCCTGTACGTGATGTGGCGAAGGTATTTGAAGCACCGGATAAGAACCTGTATATCTGTTCATATATAGATGGCCTGTGTCTTTTGAATCCTGATACCGGAGAACTTAAGAAGATAGAGGAAAGTGGAGGACGACAAATCAACTCCGTTTCGCAGATCAGGAATTATAAAGAGGGTATGCTGATAGGAATCTGTAATTTAGGGCTGTTTACCTATGATTATAAAAATCAGGTTCTGACGGCACCGGTGTTTAAAGATAAAAAGGCTTGGCAAGATTTCTATGATATCCATCGTTATTCTGATTTGTATGTAGATAGCCGTAATCTGATTTGGCTTGCCACACAGGATGGCCTGATAGTCTGGAATCCGAAGAATGAAGAGATCAGGATGTTTTATATGGAAAACGGCCTGGTAAACAATAGTATACAGGCAATATCCGAAGATCGTCACCACGTGATGTGGATTACCACTTCTTATGGAATATCTTGTGTGAATGTAGTTCAGGAAGGGGGAAGAACAGAATACTCTTTCTCCAACTTTAACCATAGTGATGGAGTGATAGAGCGGGAATTCTTGGAAAGATCCGTATATGTAACGAAGGATGATGTGATTCTGATGGGAGGAATTGATGGTTTCAACGAATTCAGAATTAATAAACTGCCTCCGGTGAAACAGGATATGAAACCTCTTTTCGTGAGCTTTCATCTTTTCGGGAAAAAGGTGGAGATGGATAAGGCTTATGATGGCAATATACTATTGAGCGAGCCTGTAAGCGCAACTCAAAAGATTATCTTGAATTATGATCAGAACTTTGTATCGTTTGATTTCTCTGCGTTGAATTATATCAATAGATCACAGACTCACTATTGCTACCGGCTGAAGGGGCTGGATAAGGAGTGGCACGAAATAGTTTCTCCTACAGGGACCGGAACTGCCTCTTATGCCAATCTTCCTTCGGGTACGTATAATCTGGAAGTATATGCGGCAAACAACAGTAAGCAGTGGGGAAGTAGCTGTGCAACTATACAAATCATTGTAAAGGACCCGTATTGGAAAACTCCTTTGGCTTATTTTATTTATTGCCTGTTGATTGCCCTTGCCATATATTGGGCCCTTTCCAGTTATTTGCGAATGAATAAGAGGAAGTTGCAAAAAGCTCAGGAAGAAGAACTGAATCAAATGAAATTCCGCTTCTTTACCAATATAAGCCATGAATTCCGCACCCCCCTGACTCTGATCATAACTCCATTGGAATCTCTTATTAAGGAAGTCGGCGACATAGCCCTGAAAAAGAGATTACAATCCATTTACCGTAATTCCAAAGAACTGTTGAACCTCGTCAATCAATTGCTGGACTTCAGACGTTTGGAAGTTCATGGAGAGAAACTGTTTCTTGTTAAGGGGAATATAGCGGAGTTTGTTTCTTCGGTAAAATCCTCTTTTGATTATCTGGCTCAGGAAAAAGAGATTTCTTTTGAGATAGATGATAAGATTGCAGAAGATTTATATATAAGTTTCGACCGTGAGAAGATACAAAAGGTACTGAATAATCTATTGTCTAATGCATTCAAGTTCACACCTGTAGGAGGTATGGTGACGATAACTCTCGATACCTGTAAGGAACCGGACGGGGTACAGTATTTCCGTCTTTGCGTGAAAGATACCGGAGCAGGGATTCCACGAAAGAATCTTTCCCATATTTTTGATCGTTTCTATCAGGTGAAAGAGGAAGAAGATAAAATAGGTAGTGGAATCGGTCTTCATCTGGTGAAAGAGTATGTAGAATTGCATTCCGGAAAGATAGAAGTGGAGAGTGAAGTAAATAAAGGCAGTTTGTTTACTGTATATCTACCTGTGCGTACTGATGTAGAAGTGGATACAGAGTTACCGGAAGAGGAAGATACTTTCATCGGGGATGAATTGAACCCTGATGCGGAAAGTGATCAGGACCTGCAAACGGATAAAGAGTACACCGTACTTTTAGTTGAAGATAATAAAGAATTCCGGCATTACATGTTTGAACTGCTTTCCAAGAAATACAATGTATTGGAGGCCGGTGATGGTGAAGAAGGAGAACAGATTGCCACTACAAAGTTTCCCGATTTGATAATCAGCGATATCATGATGCCGAAAGTGGATGGGCTGGAGTTATGTAAACGTATCAAGTCCAATATACAGGTGTCGCATATCCCTGTCATATTACTGACTGCCCGTTCTACGGACGAAAGTAAATTGTTCGGGTACGAATCCGGTGCGGATGAATATATATCCAAACCGTTTAATCTGGATATTCTGTTATTGAGAATCCGGAAACTGATAAACGAAGAGAAAGCCCGTCAGAAGTCTTTTTCACAGGGAATAAATATTAATCCGGGAGAGGTTACCATCACTTCTATTGATGAACAGTTTATAGAGAAGGTCTGCTCATTGATTCAAAAGAATATAGATAATCCTGAATATTCGGTAGAAAAGCTGAGTGCCGATGTTGGGATGGAACGTACGGTACTATATCGTAAATTGAATGCTATTGCCGGCCAGACTCCTTCTGATTTTATTCGTTCCATCCGATTGAAGCATGCTGCTCAATTACTGAATAAAGGATATCAGGTAGGTGAAGTGGCCGATATGGTTGGTTTCAATACTCCTAAATATTTTACAAAGTACTTCAAACAGGCGTTTGGTGTAACGCCTTCTCAATATAAGACTAATATGACTGGGGAGAATTGTTGA
- a CDS encoding peptidase domain-containing ABC transporter, with translation MKQHDITDCGAACLASVCAHYGLRFPVSRIRQYAFTDQKGTNVLGLIEAANKLGLSAKGVRAQFDALYTISKPTIAHVLVNHKQLQHFVVIYKVTKTHITYMDPGDGRMHKVLHEDFRHDWTGILVLMEPEETFKKGNQQTSMSKKFLSLLAPHKSVMLQAVFGALVFSILGLSTSIYVGKITDYVLVDKNTNLLNLMGVIMLIILLLRTFIGAMKSILALKTGQRIDAALILGYYKHLLTLPQQFFDTMRVGEIISRVNDAVKIRNFINNVSLDLVVNIMILVFSLCLMFIYSWKLAVMTLISAPLFLLIFWGFNKLNRKYQRSIMESSADLESQLVESINSISTIKRFGIEEYANLKTESRFVHLLKNTYRSIYGSIMAQGGIQFVSTGITIAILWLGSILVIDQEMTPGTLMVFYSLVGYVISPIGSLISSNQTIQDALIAADRLFQIMDLEREQDNEQKIILEPDMMGDIIFENVSFRYGSRKEVFNSLNLTIEKGKTTAVIGESGSGKTTLISLLQHIYPIQSGRIRIGDYDIAQIDNRSLRRRVGTVPQQIELFAGTVTENIALGDTQDMKRISCLVKQLGLTDFIDRLPNGYMTQVGEHGATLSGGERQRLAIARALYKEPEILIFDEATSSLDSIAERYVKETLDALAGKGKTVIIIAHRLTTVRCADNIIVIDKGKVAETGTHSQLYDAGGSYFRLWNEQFAMFE, from the coding sequence ATCAAACAACATGACATCACCGATTGCGGAGCTGCCTGTCTGGCTTCCGTATGCGCCCACTACGGACTGCGCTTCCCGGTATCGCGCATCCGCCAATATGCATTCACCGACCAGAAAGGTACGAATGTATTAGGACTGATAGAAGCCGCCAACAAACTGGGATTATCCGCCAAAGGCGTCCGCGCACAGTTCGATGCACTGTACACGATTTCCAAGCCAACCATCGCACATGTGCTGGTAAATCACAAACAACTTCAACACTTTGTTGTAATCTACAAAGTGACGAAGACACACATCACATATATGGATCCCGGAGACGGACGGATGCATAAGGTTTTACACGAAGACTTCCGGCACGACTGGACAGGCATACTGGTATTGATGGAACCGGAAGAGACCTTCAAAAAGGGAAATCAGCAAACCAGCATGAGCAAGAAATTCCTTTCATTGCTGGCACCTCACAAGTCCGTAATGCTGCAAGCCGTCTTCGGTGCACTTGTTTTCAGTATTTTGGGATTATCCACTTCTATCTATGTAGGCAAAATCACAGACTATGTACTGGTCGACAAAAACACCAATTTGCTGAACCTGATGGGAGTGATTATGCTCATTATCCTGTTGCTGCGTACCTTCATCGGTGCAATGAAAAGCATTCTGGCACTGAAAACCGGACAAAGAATCGATGCAGCCCTGATCCTGGGATATTACAAACACCTGCTGACCCTGCCTCAACAATTCTTCGACACCATGCGCGTAGGAGAAATCATTTCACGCGTGAACGATGCCGTGAAAATACGCAACTTCATCAACAACGTATCTCTCGATCTGGTAGTGAATATCATGATACTGGTGTTCTCCCTGTGCCTGATGTTCATTTACTCCTGGAAGCTGGCAGTCATGACCCTGATATCAGCACCGCTATTCCTGCTCATCTTCTGGGGGTTCAACAAACTGAACCGGAAGTACCAACGCAGCATCATGGAAAGCAGTGCCGATCTGGAATCCCAATTAGTAGAATCCATCAACTCCATTTCAACCATTAAGCGTTTCGGCATCGAAGAGTATGCCAACCTGAAGACAGAAAGCCGTTTTGTACATTTATTGAAGAATACTTACCGAAGTATTTACGGTTCCATCATGGCACAAGGAGGCATCCAATTCGTATCTACAGGAATCACAATCGCTATCTTGTGGCTAGGCAGTATTCTGGTTATCGATCAAGAGATGACACCCGGCACGCTCATGGTATTCTACTCTCTGGTCGGTTACGTCATCTCACCCATCGGTTCGCTGATATCATCCAACCAGACTATTCAGGATGCATTGATAGCCGCCGACCGTCTGTTTCAGATTATGGATTTGGAAAGAGAGCAGGACAATGAACAAAAGATCATTCTGGAACCGGACATGATGGGCGACATCATTTTTGAGAATGTTTCTTTCAGATACGGTTCACGCAAGGAAGTATTCAACTCCCTGAATCTAACCATAGAAAAGGGCAAGACTACTGCCGTCATCGGAGAAAGCGGTTCGGGTAAAACAACACTGATTTCCCTTTTACAGCACATCTACCCCATTCAATCCGGACGCATCCGCATTGGAGACTATGACATTGCACAGATTGACAATCGCAGCCTCCGGCGCCGGGTAGGTACCGTTCCCCAGCAAATCGAGCTGTTTGCCGGAACCGTCACCGAAAACATTGCGCTCGGTGATACACAGGACATGAAACGGATTAGCTGTCTGGTGAAACAGCTCGGACTGACAGATTTTATAGACAGGCTGCCTAATGGCTACATGACTCAAGTAGGCGAACACGGCGCAACCCTTTCCGGAGGCGAGCGGCAAAGACTTGCCATAGCCCGTGCCCTGTATAAAGAACCGGAAATCTTGATTTTCGACGAAGCCACCTCGTCACTGGATTCCATAGCCGAACGTTATGTAAAAGAAACGCTGGATGCACTGGCCGGAAAGGGGAAAACAGTAATCATTATTGCCCACCGACTGACTACAGTGAGATGTGCCGACAACATTATAGTGATTGACAAGGGTAAAGTGGCAGAAACCGGCACACACAGCCAGCTCTACGATGCAGGTGGCTCATACTTCAGGCTTTGGAACGAGCAGTTTGCCATGTTCGAATAA
- a CDS encoding HlyD family efflux transporter periplasmic adaptor subunit, which produces MLLPNEWIENSLETYIYQHTTKSQIIYWVVLLAITATMAALPFIYVDISVQGSGVVRPVTEKTEIKSAITELVDSVYVREGEQVSKGDILLRFRTNSSDYKINYQTNRLNDYEAHLIDLAYLAKGEHPATFRSPVRRQEYTYFTKKKKELETSLAQAEKEYKRNKTLFEKKVISEEEYDKYYYQYQTQQNELASLTQSQLSTWQADLNSYRNSRNEMSTSLKQEVKDQDMYIVRSPVDGTLDQFSGIYRGSSIQAGQSLAVISPDSTLCLEVYVTPRNIGFMNIGMPVNIQVESFNYNEWGTLPGKLKDISSEFLTDNQGNSFYKVKCEMEQDYLTLKNGQIGKLKKGMTASAHFMVTRRSLFDLLYQKIDDWANPRQYAANEMIAQKQ; this is translated from the coding sequence ATGCTATTACCAAACGAATGGATAGAAAACAGTTTAGAAACTTACATCTATCAACACACCACAAAGTCCCAGATTATTTATTGGGTCGTTCTATTAGCCATTACGGCAACCATGGCCGCACTTCCCTTTATTTATGTAGACATTTCCGTACAAGGCAGTGGAGTAGTTCGCCCCGTAACGGAAAAGACCGAAATTAAATCAGCTATCACGGAACTGGTAGACTCTGTTTATGTTCGCGAAGGCGAACAAGTCAGCAAGGGCGATATCCTTCTGCGTTTCCGCACAAACAGTTCCGACTACAAAATCAACTACCAGACTAACCGTCTGAATGATTACGAGGCACATCTTATCGACTTGGCATATCTGGCAAAAGGCGAGCATCCTGCCACATTCCGCTCTCCGGTCCGCCGGCAGGAGTACACTTACTTCACCAAAAAGAAGAAAGAACTTGAAACCTCCCTGGCACAAGCGGAAAAAGAGTATAAACGCAACAAGACATTGTTTGAAAAGAAAGTAATTTCAGAAGAAGAATATGACAAATACTATTATCAATATCAAACCCAGCAAAACGAACTGGCTTCATTGACACAGAGTCAACTTAGCACCTGGCAAGCTGACTTGAACAGCTACCGCAATTCACGCAATGAGATGAGTACCAGCCTCAAGCAAGAGGTAAAAGACCAAGATATGTATATCGTCCGCAGTCCGGTAGACGGCACGCTCGACCAGTTCTCCGGCATATATCGGGGAAGTAGCATTCAAGCCGGACAATCACTGGCAGTAATCAGTCCCGACTCCACACTCTGCCTCGAAGTATACGTCACTCCCCGGAATATCGGTTTTATGAACATAGGTATGCCGGTCAATATACAAGTGGAATCTTTCAATTATAACGAATGGGGCACACTACCCGGAAAGCTAAAAGACATCTCCTCCGAGTTTCTGACGGACAATCAAGGCAACTCTTTCTATAAAGTGAAATGTGAAATGGAACAAGATTACCTGACACTGAAAAACGGACAGATAGGAAAGCTGAAAAAAGGTATGACCGCCAGCGCACACTTCATGGTGACACGCCGCTCCCTGTTCGATCTGCTTTATCAGAAGATTGACGACTGGGCAAATCCAAGGCAATATGCGGCTAATGAGATGATAGCCCAAAAACAGTAA
- a CDS encoding TIM-barrel domain-containing protein, which yields MNMKFYLKISSMLVAAAFLSTLPVEAQTFRQTKQGITSTTQGMDIEIQFVSPEIVRVVKAPEGRSFTKKSLSVVKSPESMSVTTEKKGETVSLKSNAVRVDFNVGTGRISFFDKQGKALFTEKDYGAQFTPFNDAGNQTFSVRQAFLLDKDEAIYGLGQQQVDDLNQRNHKHFMRQRALYASVPIIQSTKGYGMFWDNYSPTTYTDNPQEMSFDSEVGECMDYYFMYGGNADGVIAQIRDLTGQAPMYPLWTFGFWQSRERYKSQQETMEVVDKYRELGIPLDGIIQDWQYWGPNSNWNSMNFDNPEFPDPQKMIDHVKKKNAKIMISIWASFGPDTNPYKDLEKINALFNFQTWPADGGVKPYDAYNEKARDIYWEHLNKGLFSKGIDAWWTDSTEPDHLDVQERDFDIPTAMGTYRSVVNAFPLMSNKGVYEHQRAVTSDKRVYLLTRCAFAGQQRYAANTWSGDVMCNWETFRKQIPTGLNFSLSGIPYWNTDIGGFFNWPYHGGAENKAYHELYTRWFQYGTFLPMQRSHGSGVKKEIYNLGKKGDWVYDSEEKYINLRYALLPYLYSTGWQVTDNAGSFLRALFMDFNEDKKVHTISNQYMFGKAFLVTPVTRNMYVFSDKEQWKDPYEDFSKTGTQDVYLPKGTKWFDFWTGEMLNGGQMVTKEVPIDIIPLYVRAGSIVPFGPKVQYSTEKKWNNLEIRIYPGADGEFVLYEDENDNYNYEKGAYSTIKFTWDDANRTLNIADREGTFPGMLKSRKFNIVVVDKENGTGSVQSTKFTKSVLYGGKKKSVKL from the coding sequence ATGAACATGAAGTTTTATTTAAAAATCAGTAGTATGCTGGTGGCTGCGGCTTTCTTGTCGACCTTACCTGTCGAGGCCCAGACTTTCCGGCAAACCAAACAGGGAATAACGAGTACTACGCAGGGAATGGATATTGAAATCCAATTCGTCAGCCCTGAAATTGTACGTGTGGTGAAGGCACCCGAAGGACGTAGCTTTACAAAGAAAAGCCTTTCTGTGGTTAAAAGCCCTGAAAGCATGTCTGTAACGACCGAGAAGAAAGGAGAAACCGTTTCCCTGAAAAGCAATGCTGTACGCGTTGATTTCAATGTAGGGACCGGACGGATTTCTTTCTTTGACAAGCAAGGAAAGGCATTGTTTACCGAGAAAGATTATGGTGCTCAGTTTACTCCTTTCAATGATGCGGGGAATCAAACTTTCAGTGTGCGTCAGGCCTTTTTGCTGGATAAGGATGAGGCTATCTATGGTCTGGGACAGCAACAGGTTGATGACCTGAATCAGCGCAATCATAAACATTTCATGCGTCAGCGTGCATTGTATGCCAGTGTTCCAATTATTCAGTCTACAAAAGGGTACGGGATGTTTTGGGATAATTATTCTCCAACCACTTATACAGATAATCCGCAGGAGATGTCCTTTGATTCGGAAGTGGGAGAATGTATGGATTATTACTTCATGTATGGCGGTAATGCCGATGGTGTGATAGCGCAAATACGTGACTTAACAGGACAAGCACCTATGTATCCGTTATGGACATTCGGTTTCTGGCAATCGCGTGAGCGTTACAAATCACAACAGGAAACGATGGAAGTTGTGGATAAGTATCGTGAGTTAGGGATTCCTTTGGATGGAATTATTCAAGACTGGCAATATTGGGGACCAAACTCTAACTGGAACTCTATGAATTTTGATAATCCGGAGTTCCCTGATCCTCAGAAGATGATCGATCATGTGAAGAAGAAAAATGCAAAGATTATGATCTCTATATGGGCTTCATTCGGGCCGGATACGAATCCGTACAAGGATTTGGAGAAAATCAATGCCCTGTTCAACTTCCAGACATGGCCTGCGGACGGGGGAGTGAAACCTTATGATGCTTATAATGAAAAAGCACGCGATATTTATTGGGAGCATCTGAATAAAGGTCTGTTCAGTAAAGGTATTGATGCCTGGTGGACAGATTCAACGGAACCTGACCATCTGGATGTTCAGGAAAGAGATTTCGATATTCCGACAGCGATGGGAACTTATCGTAGCGTAGTAAATGCTTTCCCGTTGATGAGTAACAAGGGAGTTTATGAGCATCAGCGTGCCGTAACCTCTGATAAACGCGTGTATCTGCTGACTCGTTGTGCATTTGCCGGACAACAGCGTTATGCGGCGAATACCTGGTCGGGCGATGTTATGTGTAATTGGGAAACATTCCGTAAGCAGATTCCTACAGGCTTGAACTTTTCTCTATCGGGAATACCTTACTGGAATACGGATATAGGTGGATTCTTTAACTGGCCTTATCATGGTGGGGCTGAAAATAAAGCTTATCATGAACTGTATACCCGCTGGTTTCAATATGGTACATTCCTGCCCATGCAACGTTCGCATGGAAGTGGTGTGAAAAAGGAAATCTACAATCTGGGTAAAAAGGGTGACTGGGTGTATGATTCGGAAGAGAAATACATAAATCTGCGCTATGCACTGTTGCCGTATCTGTATTCAACAGGATGGCAGGTGACTGATAATGCAGGTTCTTTCCTCCGTGCCTTGTTCATGGACTTCAACGAAGATAAGAAGGTACACACTATCAGTAATCAGTATATGTTTGGAAAGGCATTTCTTGTGACTCCTGTAACCAGGAATATGTATGTATTCTCTGATAAGGAACAGTGGAAAGATCCGTATGAAGATTTTAGCAAGACAGGAACACAGGATGTTTATCTTCCTAAGGGAACCAAATGGTTTGACTTTTGGACGGGAGAAATGTTGAATGGCGGACAGATGGTTACCAAAGAGGTTCCTATCGATATTATTCCATTGTATGTACGTGCGGGTTCCATTGTTCCTTTTGGGCCGAAAGTACAGTATTCTACAGAGAAGAAATGGAATAATCTGGAGATACGCATTTATCCCGGAGCCGATGGCGAATTTGTGCTGTATGAAGATGAAAACGATAATTATAACTACGAGAAAGGTGCTTATTCAACCATTAAGTTTACTTGGGATGATGCAAACCGGACGTTGAATATCGCAGATCGGGAAGGAACTTTCCCCGGTATGTTGAAATCACGTAAGTTCAATATAGTTGTAGTGGATAAGGAGAATGGGACAGGGAGTGTTCAGTCGACGAAATTCACGAAATCGGTTTTATATGGCGGGAAGAAGAAATCGGTTAAGCTATGA